In one window of Bos taurus isolate L1 Dominette 01449 registration number 42190680 breed Hereford chromosome 15, ARS-UCD2.0, whole genome shotgun sequence DNA:
- the LOC132342273 gene encoding basic proline-rich protein-like, with translation MTVCLGEKQLERMREEGDKGFEIPSPSSELFPSETFLSEREPLRPQESLAAPGGRYRRHRYRNPHPPGAVAGSQWPVPVPAPPGRPRPPNLERAEHLPPRPPEAKLPGPGLASSPGPAGLPFPGPSARRPVPGLTWCPPRCGGAGGGGSCSGLEKEVRAGGRRKWGGRARRRGGARERAGPGRGPTRKSAGRSPPPPVAPSRLAPGAGLPHPSPLPLRPFRSGRLRSCAWSSDLRKYSSSNTNFLSAYHVEGCVLGAIEENRDVNERLLVSKRLSRERGRTTPRINCSTFLSLHFIFGDIE, from the exons ATGACTGTGTGTTTGGGGGAAAAGCAACTGGAGAGGATGCgagaagagggtgacaaaggCTTTGAGA TCCCATCTCCCAGCTCTGAGCTCTTCCCCTCAGAGACTTTTCTCTCGGAGCGGGAGCCCCTCCGACCTCAGGAGTCCCTCGCGGCTCCCGGGGGCCGGTACCGCCGCCATCGGTACAGGAACCCCCACCCTCCCGGAGCCGTCGCCGGCTCGCAGTGGCCCGTGCCCGTCCCCGCCCCGCCCGGCCGGCCGCGCCCGCCCAACTTGGAGCGAGCCGAGCACCTCCCGCCGCGGCCTCCCGAAGCCAAACTTCCCGGGCCTGGGCTCGCGTCCAGTCCCGGGCCGGCCGGGCTCCCTTTCCCCGGACCCTCAGCCCGCCGGCCGGTGCCGGGCCTCACCTGGTGCCCTCCCCGCTGCGGGGGAGCCGGGGGCGGCGGCAGCTGCTCGGGGCTTGAGAAGGAAGTGAGAGCGGGAGGCCGGAGGAAGTGGGGGGGGCGGGCCcgccggcggggcggggcgcgggagcgggccgggccggggcggggccctACCAGGAAGTCAGCGGGCcggtcccccccacccccggtcgCCCCCAGCCGGTTGGCCCCCGGTGCTGGGCTCCCTCACCCCAGCCCTTTACCTCTGAGGCCTTTTAGGTCAGGGCGTCTAAG GTCTTGCGCGTGGAGCTCTGACTTGAGAAAATATTCTTCGTCCAACACAAACTTTCTGAGTGCCTACCACGTGGAGGGCTGCGTGCTAGGTGctatagaggaaaacagagacgTTAACGAAAGGCTCCTTGTCTCCAAGAGGCTTtccagagaaagaggaagaacaaCTCCTAGAATAAACTGTTCAACttttctgagcctccattttaTCTTTGGCGATATAGAATGA